One window of Rhizobium leguminosarum genomic DNA carries:
- a CDS encoding carbohydrate kinase family protein, whose product MNRKILVLGGAHIDRRGRIFGETAPGASNPGTWFEEPGGGGFNAARNLARLGFQVTMISPRGGDAIGEVVGEAADFAGIDDRPFVFLDRKTPSYTAIIEKDGNLVIALADMDLYRFFVPRRLSIRWVREAFAVHDLILFDANLPEETIAAIVAKAHSLAKPVAAIAISPAKVVRLKPCIGDIDYLFLNEAEAAALAGEQPEDAAGWPPLLNEIGIRNAVVTRGRRELVALCEGRAVTLQPPIADTVADVTGAGDSLAAGTLAALMAGLPLEEAVRHGTAAATLTVQSRHAVNENLTPDLLNAALALVPKVRILH is encoded by the coding sequence ATGAACAGAAAAATTCTCGTTCTCGGCGGTGCCCATATCGATAGACGTGGCCGCATCTTCGGCGAGACGGCGCCTGGGGCCAGCAATCCCGGGACCTGGTTCGAAGAGCCGGGCGGCGGCGGCTTCAATGCGGCGCGCAATCTCGCAAGACTTGGTTTTCAGGTGACGATGATCTCGCCGCGCGGCGGCGATGCGATCGGCGAGGTGGTCGGCGAAGCCGCCGATTTCGCCGGCATCGACGATCGGCCTTTCGTCTTCCTCGACCGCAAGACGCCGAGCTATACGGCGATCATTGAGAAAGACGGCAATCTGGTGATCGCCCTTGCCGACATGGATCTCTACCGCTTCTTCGTGCCGCGGCGTCTGTCGATCCGCTGGGTGCGGGAGGCCTTCGCCGTCCATGATCTCATTCTTTTCGACGCCAACCTGCCGGAAGAGACGATCGCGGCGATCGTTGCCAAGGCGCATTCCCTGGCTAAGCCCGTCGCTGCGATCGCCATTTCGCCTGCCAAGGTTGTCAGGCTGAAACCCTGTATCGGGGATATCGACTACCTGTTCCTGAACGAGGCCGAGGCCGCCGCCCTTGCCGGTGAACAGCCGGAAGACGCTGCCGGCTGGCCGCCGCTCCTGAACGAGATCGGCATCAGGAACGCCGTCGTCACCCGTGGCCGCCGCGAACTCGTGGCACTTTGCGAGGGCCGCGCCGTGACGCTGCAACCGCCGATCGCCGACACTGTCGCCGACGTCACCGGTGCCGGCGATTCTCTTGCGGCCGGCACGCTCGCCGCCTTGATGGCCGGCCTGCCGCTTGAGGAAGCCGTCCGTCACGGCACCGCGGCCGCCACGCTGACTGTGCAGTCGCGGCACGCCGTCAACGAAAATCTGACGCCGGACCTCTTGAATGCGGCGCTTGCCCTTGTTCCCAAGGTCAGAATTCTGCATTGA
- the recA gene encoding recombinase RecA: MSQNSLRLVEDKSVDKSKALEAALSQIERSFGKGSIMKLGSNENVVEIETISTGSLGLDIALGVGGLPRGRIIEIYGPESSGKTTLALQTIAEAQKKGGICAFVDAEHALDPVYARKLGVDLQNLLISQPDTGEQALEITDTLVRSGAVDVLVVDSVAALTPRAEIEGEMGDSLPGLQARLMSQALRKLTASISKSNTMVIFINQIRMKIGVMFGSPETTTGGNALKFYASVRLDIRRIGAVKEREEVIGNQTRVKVVKNKMAPPFKQVEFDIMYGEGVSKTGELVDLGVKAGIVEKSGAWFSYNSQRLGQGRENAKTFLRDNPDLAREIELSLRQNAGLIADRFLQNGGPDPDDGDAAAEI, translated from the coding sequence ATGTCTCAGAATTCATTGCGGCTGGTAGAGGACAAATCGGTGGACAAAAGCAAAGCGCTTGAAGCGGCACTCTCACAGATAGAGCGGTCGTTCGGCAAGGGCTCGATCATGAAACTCGGCTCCAACGAGAATGTTGTCGAGATCGAGACGATCTCGACCGGCTCGCTTGGCCTCGATATTGCACTTGGCGTCGGTGGTCTGCCGAGGGGCCGTATCATCGAAATTTACGGGCCGGAAAGCTCGGGTAAGACGACGCTTGCACTGCAGACCATTGCCGAAGCGCAGAAGAAGGGCGGCATCTGCGCCTTCGTCGATGCCGAACATGCGCTCGATCCCGTCTATGCCCGCAAGCTTGGCGTCGATCTGCAGAACCTTCTGATCTCGCAGCCCGATACCGGCGAGCAGGCGCTTGAAATCACCGATACGCTGGTGCGCTCCGGCGCCGTCGACGTTCTCGTCGTCGACTCGGTCGCCGCACTGACGCCGCGCGCCGAAATCGAAGGCGAGATGGGCGACAGCCTGCCCGGCCTGCAGGCGCGCCTGATGAGCCAGGCGCTGCGCAAGCTCACCGCTTCGATTTCCAAGTCGAACACCATGGTGATCTTCATCAACCAGATCCGCATGAAGATCGGCGTCATGTTCGGCTCACCGGAAACGACGACGGGCGGCAATGCGCTGAAGTTCTACGCCTCCGTGCGCCTCGACATCCGCCGCATCGGCGCGGTCAAGGAGCGCGAAGAGGTGATCGGCAACCAGACCCGCGTCAAGGTCGTCAAGAACAAGATGGCGCCGCCCTTCAAGCAGGTCGAGTTCGACATCATGTATGGCGAGGGCGTTTCCAAGACCGGTGAACTGGTCGATCTCGGCGTCAAGGCCGGCATAGTCGAGAAGTCGGGTGCCTGGTTCTCCTATAACAGCCAGCGTCTCGGCCAGGGCCGCGAAAACGCCAAAACCTTCCTGCGCGACAATCCGGATCTCGCTCGCGAAATCGAGCTGTCGCTGCGGCAGAATGCCGGCCTGATCGCCGATCGCTTCCTGCAGAACGGCGGACCGGATCCCGATGACGGTGATGCTGCCGCGGAGATATGA
- the alaS gene encoding alanine--tRNA ligase — translation MSGVNDIRSTFLDYFKKNGHEIVSSSPLVPRNDPTLMFTNAGMVQFKNVFTGLEKRPYSTATTSQKCVRAGGKHNDLDNVGYTARHLTFFEMLGNFSFGDYFKENAIELAWKLVTEGFDLPKHRLLVTVYSEDEEAATLWKKIAGFSDDKIIRIPTSDNFWQMGDTGPCGPCSEIFIDQGENVWGGPPGSPEEDGDRFLEFWNLVFMQFEQTEPGVRNPLPRPSIDTGMGLERMACILQGAQSVFDTDLFRTLIGTIEETMGVKAEGSASHRVIADHLRSSAFLIADGVLPSNEGRGYVLRRIMRRAMRHAELLGAREPLMYKLLPTLVQEMGRAYPELVRAEALISETLKLEEGRFRKTLERGLSLLSDATTDLGKGDMLDGETAFKLYDTYGFPLDLTQDALRAREIGVDIAGFTDAMQRQKAEARSHWAGSGEKATETIWFELREKHGASEFLGYDTETAEGVVQAIVRDGAVSEEAKAGDKVQIVVSQTPFYGESGGQMGDTGVISSDHGKIEISDTQKRGEGLFVHFGAVVEGVFKTGDAVVLTVDHARRSRLRANHSATHLLHEALREVLGTHVAQKGSLVAPERLRFDVSHPKPMSAEELKIVEDMANEIVLQNSPVTTRLMSVDDAIAEGAMALFGEKYGDEVRVVAMGEGVRGAKAGRSYSIELCGGTHVGATGQIGLIRVLGESAVGAGVRRIEAVTGESAREYLAEQDERVKALATSLKVQPAEVLSRVEALMDERRKLEKELADAKRKLAMGGGQGGSVDSVREVAGVKFLGKAISGVDPKDLKGLADDGKTSIGSGVVTLIGVSDDGKASAVVAVTPDLVERYSAVDLVRIASAALGGKGGGGRPDMAQAGGPDGSKADEAIEAVAVAIAG, via the coding sequence ATGAGCGGTGTGAACGATATCCGGTCGACATTCCTCGACTATTTCAAGAAGAACGGTCATGAGATCGTCTCGTCGAGCCCGCTCGTGCCGCGCAACGACCCGACGCTGATGTTCACCAATGCCGGCATGGTGCAGTTCAAGAACGTCTTCACCGGTCTGGAGAAACGCCCTTATTCGACCGCGACGACGTCGCAGAAATGCGTGCGCGCCGGCGGCAAGCATAACGACCTCGACAATGTCGGCTATACGGCCCGGCACCTGACCTTCTTCGAAATGCTCGGCAATTTCTCGTTTGGCGATTATTTCAAGGAGAATGCGATCGAGCTTGCCTGGAAGCTGGTCACTGAAGGTTTCGATCTGCCGAAACATCGCCTGCTGGTGACCGTCTATTCCGAAGACGAAGAAGCAGCGACGCTGTGGAAGAAGATTGCCGGCTTCTCCGACGACAAAATTATCCGCATCCCCACCTCTGACAATTTCTGGCAGATGGGCGATACCGGCCCCTGCGGCCCCTGCTCGGAAATCTTCATTGACCAAGGCGAGAATGTCTGGGGCGGCCCTCCCGGTTCGCCGGAAGAGGATGGCGACCGGTTCCTGGAATTCTGGAACCTCGTTTTCATGCAGTTCGAACAGACGGAGCCTGGCGTTCGCAACCCACTGCCGCGTCCGTCGATCGATACCGGCATGGGTCTGGAGCGCATGGCCTGCATTCTGCAGGGCGCCCAGAGCGTCTTTGACACGGACCTGTTCCGCACGCTGATCGGCACTATCGAAGAAACGATGGGCGTCAAGGCGGAGGGTAGCGCCAGCCATCGCGTCATCGCCGACCACTTGCGCTCCTCGGCTTTCCTGATCGCTGATGGCGTGCTGCCGTCGAATGAAGGTCGCGGCTATGTGCTTCGCCGCATCATGCGCCGCGCCATGCGCCATGCCGAACTGCTCGGCGCCCGCGAGCCGCTGATGTACAAGCTGCTGCCGACGCTGGTGCAGGAGATGGGCCGCGCCTATCCGGAACTCGTGCGCGCCGAAGCGCTGATCTCGGAGACGCTGAAACTCGAAGAAGGCCGCTTCCGCAAGACGCTGGAGCGTGGCCTGTCGCTGCTGTCGGATGCGACCACAGATCTCGGCAAGGGCGACATGCTGGATGGCGAGACCGCCTTCAAGCTCTACGACACCTACGGCTTCCCGCTCGACCTGACGCAGGATGCCTTGCGCGCTCGCGAGATCGGCGTCGATATCGCCGGCTTCACCGATGCCATGCAACGCCAGAAGGCCGAAGCCCGCTCGCACTGGGCCGGTTCCGGCGAGAAGGCAACCGAAACCATCTGGTTCGAGCTCAGGGAGAAGCATGGCGCAAGCGAATTCCTGGGTTACGACACCGAAACCGCTGAAGGTGTGGTGCAGGCGATCGTCAGGGACGGTGCCGTCTCTGAAGAAGCCAAGGCCGGCGATAAGGTGCAGATCGTCGTCAGCCAGACGCCGTTCTATGGCGAATCCGGTGGTCAGATGGGCGATACCGGCGTCATCTCCTCCGACCACGGCAAGATCGAAATATCAGACACGCAGAAGAGGGGCGAAGGCCTGTTCGTGCATTTCGGCGCCGTCGTCGAAGGTGTATTCAAGACCGGCGACGCGGTTGTTCTGACCGTCGATCACGCCCGACGCTCGCGGCTGCGTGCCAACCACTCGGCAACGCATCTGCTGCATGAGGCGCTGCGCGAGGTGCTCGGTACCCATGTGGCCCAGAAGGGTTCGCTGGTCGCACCTGAGCGTCTGCGTTTCGACGTTTCGCATCCGAAGCCGATGTCGGCCGAGGAGCTGAAGATCGTCGAGGATATGGCAAACGAAATCGTGCTGCAGAATTCGCCTGTTACAACCCGGCTGATGAGCGTCGACGATGCGATCGCCGAAGGCGCGATGGCGCTGTTTGGCGAAAAATACGGCGACGAAGTGCGCGTCGTGGCGATGGGCGAGGGTGTGCGCGGCGCCAAGGCCGGCAGGTCCTATTCGATCGAACTCTGTGGCGGCACGCATGTCGGGGCGACCGGCCAGATCGGCCTGATCCGCGTTCTCGGCGAAAGTGCCGTCGGCGCCGGCGTTCGCCGCATCGAGGCGGTCACCGGCGAATCGGCGCGAGAATATCTGGCCGAACAGGACGAACGCGTAAAGGCGCTTGCCACCTCGCTCAAGGTACAGCCGGCCGAAGTTCTGTCGCGCGTCGAAGCCTTGATGGACGAGCGTCGCAAGCTGGAGAAAGAGTTGGCTGACGCCAAGCGCAAGCTCGCCATGGGCGGCGGGCAGGGCGGCTCGGTCGATTCCGTGCGCGAAGTCGCCGGCGTCAAATTCCTCGGCAAGGCGATTTCAGGCGTCGATCCCAAGGATTTGAAGGGTCTTGCCGATGACGGCAAGACCAGCATCGGCTCCGGCGTCGTCACCCTTATCGGCGTTTCCGACGACGGCAAGGCAAGCGCGGTCGTGGCGGTGACGCCGGATCTCGTTGAGCGCTACAGCGCCGTCGATCTCGTTCGCATTGCCTCTGCCGCCCTCGGCGGCAAAGGCGGTGGCGGCCGCCCCGACATGGCGCAGGCCGGCGGTCCCGACGGCTCGAAGGCAGACGAGGCGATCGAGGCGGTGGCCGTAGCAATCGCCGGCTGA
- a CDS encoding AraC family transcriptional regulator has product MNGEAAWALYESRLRRVSAYIHDHLDEELDMERLAEIACMSSYHWHRIYRAIYGETLAATVKRLRLHRAAGEIVRTELAVSEIAKRSGYPNLQSFNRIFKSVYGMPPARYRKEGSHTAFQPSPNGTAKAMFDVTIREIAPTELIGVPHTGSYMQIGKAFETLFGTLYARGLAKPDMRLIGVYLDDPDIVPAEKLRSIACVTGVSEGPTEPPFERRTIDGGDYAVLRHQGPYANMHKAYQWLYAEWLPQSGRQLKDSVMFEEYLNNPRDVPPTELMTDIHMPLA; this is encoded by the coding sequence ATGAACGGCGAAGCGGCATGGGCACTTTATGAAAGCCGTCTGAGACGGGTTTCTGCCTATATTCACGACCACCTCGACGAGGAGCTGGATATGGAGCGCCTTGCCGAGATCGCCTGCATGTCGAGCTATCACTGGCACAGGATCTACCGGGCGATCTATGGCGAGACGCTGGCGGCCACCGTCAAGCGGCTGCGGCTGCATCGCGCGGCGGGTGAGATCGTCCGCACGGAGCTTGCCGTCAGCGAGATTGCGAAGCGATCAGGCTATCCCAATCTCCAATCCTTCAACCGCATTTTCAAGTCGGTCTACGGAATGCCGCCGGCCCGCTACCGGAAAGAGGGAAGCCACACAGCCTTCCAACCCTCACCTAACGGAACGGCTAAAGCCATGTTCGACGTTACCATACGCGAGATCGCACCGACCGAACTGATCGGCGTTCCCCATACCGGCTCCTATATGCAGATTGGCAAGGCCTTCGAGACATTATTCGGCACGCTTTACGCCCGCGGGCTTGCCAAGCCCGACATGCGGCTGATCGGCGTCTACCTCGACGATCCCGATATCGTGCCGGCCGAAAAGCTGCGCTCGATCGCCTGCGTCACCGGCGTTTCTGAAGGTCCGACCGAGCCGCCGTTCGAGCGGCGCACGATCGACGGCGGCGACTACGCCGTGCTGCGCCACCAGGGCCCCTATGCCAACATGCACAAGGCCTATCAATGGCTCTATGCCGAATGGCTGCCACAGTCCGGACGGCAGCTGAAGGACAGCGTGATGTTCGAGGAGTATCTCAACAATCCGCGCGACGTGCCGCCAACCGAACTGATGACGGATATTCACATGCCGCTTGCCTGA
- a CDS encoding glutathione S-transferase family protein: MTEELVFYTNPMSRGRIARWMLEEIGQPYRTELLTFGGTMKAPEYLSVNPMGKVPAIRHGDTVVTECAAICAYLAETFPEKALAPRPNERARYYRWMFFAAGPLESAVTMKALGFEIPTERLRMAGCGGFGDVMNTLEMAVSGSTYVAGERFTAADVYVGSHIGWGLGFGSIEKRQAFVDYFGRISEREAHKRANALDDEAGKTMQAA; encoded by the coding sequence ATGACTGAGGAATTGGTATTCTATACGAACCCGATGTCGCGCGGCCGCATCGCGCGCTGGATGCTGGAGGAGATCGGCCAGCCCTATCGCACCGAACTGCTGACCTTCGGCGGAACGATGAAGGCGCCCGAATATCTCTCGGTCAATCCGATGGGTAAGGTGCCGGCGATCCGCCACGGCGATACCGTCGTCACCGAATGTGCGGCGATCTGCGCTTATCTCGCCGAGACCTTCCCGGAAAAGGCGCTGGCGCCGAGGCCGAATGAGCGCGCCCGCTATTACCGCTGGATGTTCTTTGCCGCCGGCCCGCTGGAATCGGCGGTGACGATGAAGGCTCTTGGCTTCGAAATTCCGACGGAGCGCCTGCGCATGGCCGGTTGCGGCGGTTTCGGCGACGTCATGAACACGCTCGAAATGGCCGTCTCAGGCTCGACCTATGTTGCCGGCGAGCGCTTCACCGCCGCCGACGTCTATGTGGGCTCCCATATCGGTTGGGGCCTCGGTTTCGGCTCCATCGAGAAGCGACAGGCCTTCGTCGACTATTTCGGCCGTATCAGCGAACGTGAGGCCCACAAGCGCGCCAATGCGCTTGATGATGAGGCCGGCAAGACGATGCAGGCCGCCTGA
- a CDS encoding GNAT family N-acetyltransferase yields MTAILRPLEPSDRAAWEPLWAAYQRFYEVVIPLETTDLTWARFHDPDEPMHALGAFDDDDRLVGIVHAIFHRSCWLPQWTCYLQDLYVENTQRGLGAGAALIDAVADLARANGAGRLYWMTHETNATARRLYDRIAERSGFIQYRKAL; encoded by the coding sequence ATGACGGCCATCCTGCGACCGCTTGAACCTTCGGACCGCGCCGCCTGGGAACCCTTGTGGGCGGCCTATCAGCGCTTCTACGAAGTGGTCATCCCGCTCGAAACCACGGATCTCACCTGGGCTCGCTTCCATGATCCTGACGAACCGATGCACGCGCTCGGCGCCTTCGACGATGACGACCGCCTTGTTGGCATCGTCCACGCCATATTTCACCGCTCCTGCTGGCTACCGCAATGGACCTGCTATCTGCAGGATCTCTATGTCGAAAACACCCAGCGCGGCCTCGGAGCCGGCGCCGCACTGATCGACGCCGTCGCCGATCTTGCCCGAGCAAACGGCGCAGGCCGGCTCTATTGGATGACGCACGAAACGAATGCAACGGCACGGCGGCTCTATGACAGGATCGCCGAGCGCTCGGGTTTCATCCAGTACCGCAAGGCGCTTTAA
- a CDS encoding NADP-dependent isocitrate dehydrogenase, translating into MNKIKVANPVADLDGDEMTRIIWQLIKDKLIHPYLDLDIDYFDLSVENRDATNDQVTVDAANAIKKYGVGIKCATITPDEARVKEFNLKEMWKSPNGTIRNILGGVIFREPIICKNVPRLVPGWTKPIVVGRHAFGDQYRATDFKFPGKGKLTIKFVGEDGTVIEKEVFNAPGSGVAMAMYNLDESIREFARASMMYGLMRKWPVYLSTKNTILKAYDGRFKDIFEEVYETEFKDQFKEAGITYEHRLIDDMVASALKWSGGYVWACKNYDGDVQSDTVAQGFGSLGLMTSVLLTPDGKTVEAEAAHGTVTRHYRQHQKGQETSTNSIASIFAWTRGLAHRAKLDDNAELARFAATLEKVCVDTVESGFMTKDLALLIGPDQPWLSTTAFLDKIDQNLQKAMA; encoded by the coding sequence ATGAACAAGATCAAGGTCGCCAATCCCGTCGCCGATCTCGACGGCGATGAAATGACGCGCATCATCTGGCAGCTCATCAAGGATAAGCTGATCCATCCGTATCTCGACCTCGATATCGACTATTTCGACCTCTCCGTTGAAAACCGCGACGCCACCAATGACCAGGTGACGGTCGATGCCGCCAACGCCATCAAGAAATACGGCGTCGGCATCAAGTGCGCGACGATCACGCCCGACGAAGCACGCGTCAAGGAATTCAACCTCAAGGAAATGTGGAAGAGCCCGAACGGCACGATCCGCAACATTCTGGGCGGGGTCATCTTCCGCGAGCCGATCATCTGCAAGAACGTGCCGCGCCTGGTTCCCGGCTGGACCAAGCCGATCGTCGTTGGCCGCCACGCCTTCGGCGATCAGTACCGCGCCACCGATTTCAAGTTCCCCGGCAAGGGCAAGCTGACGATCAAGTTCGTCGGCGAGGACGGCACCGTGATCGAGAAGGAAGTCTTCAACGCGCCGGGCTCCGGCGTCGCCATGGCCATGTACAACCTCGACGAATCGATCCGGGAATTCGCCCGTGCCTCGATGATGTACGGCCTGATGCGTAAGTGGCCGGTCTACCTGTCGACCAAGAACACCATCCTCAAGGCCTATGACGGCCGCTTCAAGGACATCTTCGAAGAAGTCTACGAGACTGAATTCAAGGATCAGTTCAAGGAAGCCGGCATCACCTACGAACATCGCCTGATCGACGACATGGTCGCGTCGGCGCTCAAGTGGTCGGGCGGCTACGTCTGGGCCTGCAAGAACTATGACGGCGACGTCCAGTCCGACACCGTTGCCCAGGGCTTCGGCTCGCTCGGCCTGATGACCTCGGTCCTGCTCACGCCCGATGGCAAGACGGTTGAAGCCGAAGCCGCTCACGGCACCGTCACCCGCCACTACCGCCAGCACCAGAAGGGTCAGGAAACCTCGACGAACTCGATCGCCTCGATCTTCGCCTGGACCCGCGGCCTTGCCCATCGCGCCAAGCTCGACGACAATGCCGAACTCGCTCGCTTTGCGGCGACGCTCGAAAAGGTCTGCGTCGACACGGTCGAATCCGGTTTCATGACCAAGGACCTGGCGCTGCTGATCGGCCCCGATCAGCCGTGGCTCTCGACCACCGCCTTCCTCGACAAGATCGACCAGAACCTGCAGAAGGCCATGGCGTAA
- a CDS encoding FUSC family protein, translating to MHLFSGFQFRDWVLANDPALSRLRMASRVTLTIVLSFLILLAIKALILPLPTAAFGLGIVLSIEGGIAVRDKGNARQLVTRLFGCVVSFAVVGIAAGLEDRRFLSDLVFLVVIALASAGRVFGPRGFAIGMFAFTSYFMGAYFRPSLVDLPDVAIGPVVAVLVGHLVRAVLLPDDWRRDLLRSLESVRGRINQILFKLAALAGSAEIGEADRQELRQLEDRLKEVVLMAETFIPRPPAGVFDGAADPAAELAIRLFDAHLAAESAIVLSFQSPPPFALVHAVIEADKSELIRFEGMAETIRDQPQGETVRALLWLSEARQQLTQAIDEGRARGFSGIDTVSDTAQSQPIDFSFANPLLRLALQITVASAIAMSFGLLLSRERWFWAVLASFLVFTNTNSRGDTAMRALSRSLGTVFGIAIGLVLATLLSGEPDIAIPVAVVCIFLAFYFLQVSYATMTFFISIVLCLVYGMTGVLTLDLLKLRIGETMIGAAAGTAVAFLVFPTRTRGALDAALSRWFRALRELLGAIGEGKSGFELIALSQKIDACYRDVTVTARPLGSSWSVVTRPGQIRQTLAIFLSCTYWARILAKSSDAPIADDTLKSVIAAELAMIDTAAPRGSSCFLIKRKTSRTTGRHLPLSREGARLGLEMIGSALERLYPQADVLPFAPGEAIARSKQG from the coding sequence TTGCATTTGTTTTCCGGGTTTCAGTTCCGCGACTGGGTGCTTGCCAACGATCCGGCGCTTTCGCGCCTGCGCATGGCATCGCGGGTGACGCTGACGATCGTCCTTTCGTTTTTGATCCTGCTTGCCATCAAGGCTCTCATCCTGCCGCTGCCGACCGCGGCTTTCGGCCTCGGCATCGTACTGTCGATCGAAGGCGGGATCGCCGTGCGCGACAAGGGAAATGCGCGCCAGCTCGTGACGCGGCTCTTCGGTTGTGTGGTAAGCTTTGCCGTCGTCGGTATCGCGGCCGGGCTCGAGGATCGCCGTTTTCTCTCCGATCTCGTCTTTCTGGTGGTGATCGCGCTTGCCTCTGCGGGTCGCGTGTTTGGGCCGCGCGGTTTTGCGATCGGCATGTTCGCCTTCACTTCCTATTTCATGGGCGCCTATTTCCGGCCTTCGCTGGTCGATCTGCCTGATGTGGCGATCGGTCCCGTCGTCGCGGTGCTGGTCGGCCATCTGGTGAGGGCGGTGCTGCTGCCCGACGACTGGCGGCGCGACCTGCTGCGCTCGCTCGAAAGCGTGCGCGGCCGGATCAACCAGATCCTCTTCAAACTTGCCGCGCTTGCCGGGAGTGCAGAGATTGGCGAAGCCGATCGGCAGGAACTGCGCCAGCTGGAAGACCGGCTGAAAGAGGTGGTGCTGATGGCGGAGACATTCATCCCGCGCCCGCCGGCGGGCGTCTTTGACGGTGCCGCCGACCCCGCCGCCGAACTGGCGATCCGGCTCTTCGATGCGCATCTTGCCGCCGAGAGCGCGATCGTGCTCAGCTTCCAGAGCCCGCCGCCTTTTGCGCTCGTTCACGCCGTGATCGAGGCCGACAAATCGGAACTTATAAGATTTGAGGGAATGGCCGAAACGATCAGGGACCAGCCGCAAGGCGAAACCGTGAGGGCGCTTCTCTGGCTCAGCGAGGCGCGGCAGCAACTGACGCAGGCGATCGACGAGGGACGGGCCCGCGGTTTTTCCGGCATCGATACGGTCAGCGACACGGCGCAATCCCAGCCGATCGACTTTTCATTCGCCAATCCACTGCTGCGTTTGGCGCTGCAGATTACGGTCGCCTCGGCAATCGCCATGAGCTTCGGCCTGCTCTTGTCGCGCGAACGCTGGTTCTGGGCGGTGCTTGCTTCCTTCCTCGTCTTCACCAACACCAATTCGCGCGGCGACACTGCGATGAGAGCGTTGTCGCGCTCCCTCGGCACGGTGTTCGGGATCGCCATCGGCCTTGTGCTGGCAACGCTGCTTTCAGGCGAGCCTGACATCGCCATTCCGGTTGCCGTCGTCTGCATCTTCCTCGCCTTCTATTTCCTGCAGGTTTCCTACGCGACGATGACCTTCTTCATCTCGATCGTGCTCTGCCTGGTCTACGGCATGACCGGCGTGCTGACGCTCGATCTGTTGAAGCTGCGCATAGGCGAGACCATGATCGGCGCGGCGGCCGGAACGGCGGTCGCCTTCCTCGTCTTCCCCACGCGCACACGCGGCGCACTCGATGCCGCACTCTCCCGCTGGTTCCGAGCGTTGCGTGAGCTGCTTGGCGCGATCGGCGAGGGTAAGAGCGGTTTCGAGCTGATCGCTCTGTCACAGAAGATCGATGCCTGCTACCGGGATGTGACGGTGACAGCACGGCCGCTCGGCTCGTCCTGGTCGGTGGTGACCCGACCGGGCCAGATCCGCCAGACGCTGGCGATCTTCCTGTCCTGCACCTACTGGGCGCGCATCCTGGCGAAGAGCTCCGACGCGCCCATTGCTGACGACACTCTGAAGAGCGTAATCGCGGCGGAGCTGGCGATGATCGATACGGCAGCCCCGCGCGGTTCGAGTTGCTTCCTGATCAAGCGCAAGACATCGCGGACAACAGGCCGTCATCTGCCGCTGTCGCGGGAGGGCGCCAGGCTGGGGCTTGAAATGATCGGTTCGGCGTTGGAAAGGCTCTATCCGCAGGCCGACGTCTTGCCGTTTGCGCCGGGCGAGGCTATTGCGCGCTCGAAACAGGGATAA
- a CDS encoding RNA methyltransferase — MAGTNSERQLLAEGPAIILVEPQMGENIGMVARAMANFGLAELRLVNPRDGWPNEKAQATASKADHVIAATKVYDTLEQAVADLNFVYATTARERDGFKPVRSPVIAAETLRARFRAGEGTGILFGRERWGLTNEEVALADEIVTFPVNPAFASLNIAQAVLLMSYEWMKSGMENIGAVPFQAMGQTPSTKEQLFGLFDQLEEALDARGYFHPAGKKPKMVDNLRAVLSRRAFTEQEISVLRGVISSLDRFSRKSPRGGRFPTAAKETPPDDSTDA; from the coding sequence ATGGCAGGCACGAACAGCGAGCGTCAACTTCTGGCCGAAGGGCCGGCTATCATTCTGGTCGAGCCGCAAATGGGTGAGAATATCGGTATGGTGGCGCGCGCCATGGCGAATTTCGGTCTTGCCGAATTGCGCCTCGTCAATCCGCGCGACGGCTGGCCGAACGAGAAGGCCCAGGCGACCGCGTCCAAGGCCGATCATGTGATCGCGGCGACCAAGGTCTACGACACGTTGGAGCAGGCGGTCGCCGATCTCAATTTCGTCTATGCGACGACGGCGCGGGAGCGCGATGGCTTCAAGCCGGTGCGCTCGCCGGTCATCGCCGCCGAAACGCTGCGGGCGAGGTTCCGCGCGGGCGAGGGAACCGGCATCCTCTTCGGCCGTGAGCGCTGGGGGCTGACCAATGAGGAGGTGGCGCTTGCCGACGAGATCGTCACCTTTCCCGTCAATCCGGCCTTCGCCTCGCTGAATATTGCCCAGGCCGTGCTGCTGATGTCCTATGAATGGATGAAGTCAGGCATGGAGAATATCGGCGCCGTACCCTTTCAGGCAATGGGACAGACGCCCTCGACCAAGGAGCAGCTCTTTGGCCTGTTCGACCAACTGGAAGAGGCGCTCGATGCCCGCGGATATTTCCATCCTGCCGGGAAAAAGCCGAAAATGGTCGACAATCTGCGTGCAGTCCTATCTCGCCGGGCTTTCACGGAGCAGGAAATCAGCGTGTTGCGCGGCGTCATCTCCTCCCTCGACCGCTTCTCGCGCAAGAGCCCGCGCGGTGGTCGGTTCCCGACAGCGGCCAAGGAAACACCGCCTGATGACAGCACCGACGCATGA